In Chrysoperla carnea chromosome 2, inChrCarn1.1, whole genome shotgun sequence, the following proteins share a genomic window:
- the LOC123291998 gene encoding zinc finger protein 260-like, with protein sequence MLWRLEKHQLTHGFNCKTCFKKFENETDLKKHTEEHSDHGRFVCKDCGKEFSKKFSLVLHMRVHTGEKPHLCPVCGVAFACKANLNVHMRIHDGQKPYQCNVCNAQFAQWSTLRSHRSVHTNEKNYKCSYCEKKLATNSALHKHILTHTGERKHACSICGKRFKLSFDRNRHMQIHSGEKNYKCLECGKAFSRSSSLSVHRKIHTGEKPHVCSICGRDFIQLHVLRSHLKTHKN encoded by the exons ATGCTTTGGCGTTTGGAAAAACATCAATTAACGCACGGGTTCAATTGTAAAACGTGTTTTAAGAAGTTCGAAAATGAGACTGATTTGAAAAAACATACGGAAGAACATTCAGATCATGGTCGATTTGTGTGTAAAGATTGTGGAAAAgagtttagtaaaaaatttagtttagttttacatATGCGG GTGCATACGGGAGAAAAACCACATCTATGTCCAGTTTGTGGTGTGGCTTTTGCATGTAAGGCCAATTTAAATGTACATATGCGAATACATGACGGGCAAAAACCTTACCAGTGTAATGTTTGta ATGCTCAATTTGCCCAGTGGTCAACGTTACGAAGTCATCGATCTGTacatacaaatgaaaaaaattataaatgttcatattgtgaaaaaaaattagcaacaaATTCTGCGCTTCATAAGCATATATTAACACATACGGGTGAACGAAAACATGCTTGTTCAATTTGTGGAAAACGTTTTAAACTTTCATTTGATCGAAATCGGCATATGCAAATACATTCAG gtgaaaaaaattacaaatgtttAGAATGTGGAAAAGCATTCAGCCGATCGAGTAGTTTATCTGTACATAGAAAGATTCATACAGGAGAAAAACCTCATGTTTGTTCAATATGTGGACGAGATTTTATCCAGTTACATGTGTTACGTTCTCATctgaaaacacataaaaattaa
- the LOC123293605 gene encoding uncharacterized protein LOC123293605 isoform X1: MDYERGEEKQDTTVTDHTNINTTSANEDDSDDYEDFPCPNDYQRTTRQPEYGRGTGNRIDEMSRPTKRRLLALYEQYGRSLSPNRLRNVKQMLEEMFCMTPEQTEKYFQELREEAENRKRLRKLRRKEHLRYKKQKSRERKAKVRLKVICILRDCMIKAYNTPMQILMSERLRQVSNVCLAQLCDILCRKIPDRDSQDRVSRLLIAFADWMAYWIEAIAYDLETYKLDDDNVSAVDVVESPGKVKNNFDSDPAYNKFDTDRIDITSLTD; the protein is encoded by the exons ATGGATTATGAGAGGGGAGAAGAAAAGCAAG atACTACTGTAACAGATCATACGAATATAAATACGACTTCGGCAAACGAAGATGACTCAGATGATTATGAAGATTTCCCTTGTCCAAACGATTATCAACGTACAACTAGACAACCAGAATATGGTAGAGGAACTGGAAATCGAATAGATGAAATGTCTAGACCTACAAAACGAAGACTTTTGGCTTTATACGAACAATATGGACGGTCATTATCACCAAACAGGCTGAGAAATGTGAAACAAATGCTTGAAGAAATGTTTTGCATGACTCCAGA ACAAACAGAAAAATACTTTCAAGAATTACGAGAAGAAGCGGAGAATCGAAAACGTTTACGAAAACTACGACGCAAAGAACATTTACGGTACAAGAAACAAAAATCTCGCGAACGAAAAGCAAAAGTTCGTTTGAAGGTAATTTGTATTTTACGTGATTGTATGATTAAAGCGTACAACACACCCATGCAGATTTTGATGAGCGAACGATTACGCCAAGTATCGAATGTGTGTTTAGCACAACTTTGTGATATTCTATGTAGGAAAATTCCTGACAGAGATTCACAAGATCGAGTCTCACGTTTATTGATAGCATTCGCCGATTGGATGGCATATTGGATTGAAGCGATTGCATACGATTTAGAAACGTATAAATTAGATGATGATAATGTGAGCGCTGTTGATGTAGTTGAAAGCCCaggaaaagttaaaaataattttgattcggATCCAGCTtacaataaatttgatacagaTAGAATAGATATCACTTCTTTAACTGATTAA
- the LOC123293605 gene encoding uncharacterized protein LOC123293605 isoform X2, with protein sequence MDYERGEEKQDHTNINTTSANEDDSDDYEDFPCPNDYQRTTRQPEYGRGTGNRIDEMSRPTKRRLLALYEQYGRSLSPNRLRNVKQMLEEMFCMTPEQTEKYFQELREEAENRKRLRKLRRKEHLRYKKQKSRERKAKVRLKVICILRDCMIKAYNTPMQILMSERLRQVSNVCLAQLCDILCRKIPDRDSQDRVSRLLIAFADWMAYWIEAIAYDLETYKLDDDNVSAVDVVESPGKVKNNFDSDPAYNKFDTDRIDITSLTD encoded by the exons ATGGATTATGAGAGGGGAGAAGAAAAGCAAG ATCATACGAATATAAATACGACTTCGGCAAACGAAGATGACTCAGATGATTATGAAGATTTCCCTTGTCCAAACGATTATCAACGTACAACTAGACAACCAGAATATGGTAGAGGAACTGGAAATCGAATAGATGAAATGTCTAGACCTACAAAACGAAGACTTTTGGCTTTATACGAACAATATGGACGGTCATTATCACCAAACAGGCTGAGAAATGTGAAACAAATGCTTGAAGAAATGTTTTGCATGACTCCAGA ACAAACAGAAAAATACTTTCAAGAATTACGAGAAGAAGCGGAGAATCGAAAACGTTTACGAAAACTACGACGCAAAGAACATTTACGGTACAAGAAACAAAAATCTCGCGAACGAAAAGCAAAAGTTCGTTTGAAGGTAATTTGTATTTTACGTGATTGTATGATTAAAGCGTACAACACACCCATGCAGATTTTGATGAGCGAACGATTACGCCAAGTATCGAATGTGTGTTTAGCACAACTTTGTGATATTCTATGTAGGAAAATTCCTGACAGAGATTCACAAGATCGAGTCTCACGTTTATTGATAGCATTCGCCGATTGGATGGCATATTGGATTGAAGCGATTGCATACGATTTAGAAACGTATAAATTAGATGATGATAATGTGAGCGCTGTTGATGTAGTTGAAAGCCCaggaaaagttaaaaataattttgattcggATCCAGCTtacaataaatttgatacagaTAGAATAGATATCACTTCTTTAACTGATTAA